One part of the Elusimicrobiaceae bacterium genome encodes these proteins:
- a CDS encoding DUF2142 domain-containing protein, giving the protein MNPANIFGKLKLAGFSREGWLFFFAFFASGLFFAALTPPYQMPDEPAHFMRSFQLVRGDWLPRPDTPDTLFPSALEPDVKAVNYLVFKEDTRFSLPQLKTLVKNSPPLSADNFAATKRRADSDVALYFNTTAYSPVAYLPLSAGVLAARILSLKAIYALYLARLASLLCAAIFITIGFEIIKKRFSERESLLYAVAAFIPMHIALAACASTDGVTNTLAFLATAQGLAMLATADKTTGGERFAFIMTSVLLGLCKYIYLVIPFVLELAYMQRDMKKRWPGSLFLIAAALLPAAGWSMAAAGILVGKSQGQAAYVLAHPFLMLAAMGKLILSFSYLRGMIGSFGWLDAPASKFSIFAYLAAMLAAAVTFKSETGLPRKTIWAGLALLLFVILLGCYVAFTQVGLDVIVGVQGRYFLPGMALFLIAAPELVKLSERGIKILKSAVATVWLYLMYSSLYGAVWKRFWS; this is encoded by the coding sequence TTGAATCCGGCAAACATATTTGGGAAACTTAAGCTCGCGGGGTTTTCGCGGGAGGGCTGGCTGTTTTTTTTCGCTTTTTTTGCAAGCGGCCTGTTTTTTGCCGCGCTGACTCCGCCCTACCAGATGCCGGACGAGCCTGCCCATTTCATGCGTTCCTTTCAGCTGGTGCGCGGCGACTGGCTGCCCCGGCCCGACACACCCGACACCCTTTTCCCCTCCGCGCTCGAACCGGACGTCAAGGCGGTAAATTATCTGGTTTTTAAAGAGGACACGCGCTTTTCACTGCCGCAGCTGAAAACGCTGGTAAAAAACAGTCCGCCGTTATCAGCGGATAATTTTGCCGCCACAAAAAGGCGGGCTGACAGTGATGTCGCATTGTATTTCAATACTACCGCGTACAGTCCGGTTGCGTATCTGCCGCTGTCAGCCGGTGTACTGGCCGCACGGATTCTGTCGCTAAAAGCCATTTACGCGCTTTATCTGGCGCGGCTGGCTTCGTTATTGTGCGCGGCGATATTCATCACGATCGGATTTGAAATAATCAAAAAACGGTTTTCTGAACGGGAATCGCTGCTTTACGCCGTCGCCGCTTTTATTCCCATGCATATTGCGCTGGCAGCATGCGCGAGCACCGACGGCGTGACCAACACGCTGGCGTTTCTGGCAACCGCGCAGGGGCTCGCCATGCTCGCCACGGCAGATAAAACAACCGGGGGCGAACGGTTCGCGTTTATCATGACAAGCGTCCTGCTCGGCCTGTGCAAATACATTTATCTGGTAATTCCGTTCGTGCTGGAACTGGCGTATATGCAGCGGGATATGAAAAAGAGGTGGCCCGGCTCGCTTTTTCTGATCGCGGCGGCCCTGCTGCCTGCGGCGGGCTGGTCAATGGCCGCGGCCGGAATTCTGGTCGGCAAATCGCAGGGGCAGGCGGCCTATGTCCTGGCACACCCGTTTTTAATGCTTGCGGCCATGGGGAAACTGATTCTTTCGTTTTCTTATTTGCGGGGCATGATCGGCTCGTTCGGCTGGCTCGACGCGCCAGCCTCAAAATTTTCCATCTTCGCATATCTGGCGGCAATGCTGGCCGCCGCCGTAACTTTCAAAAGCGAAACCGGGCTGCCACGGAAAACGATATGGGCCGGGCTGGCGCTTCTCCTGTTTGTGATATTGCTGGGCTGCTATGTAGCCTTTACCCAGGTAGGTCTGGACGTAATAGTGGGTGTGCAGGGCCGTTACTTCCTGCCGGGCATGGCGCTGTTTCTTATCGCCGCGCCGGAACTGGTGAAACTTTCGGAACGCGGCATAAAAATCCTGAAAAGCGCGGTGGCGACGGTATGGCTTTATCTTATGTACAGCAGTCTTTACGGCGCGGTCTGGAAAAGATTCTGGTCTTGA
- a CDS encoding methyltransferase domain-containing protein: MAEHPYNEKYYAGSCNKNGVPYDRSVPQWLEFFRSLAGHIALKIAPRTTFEIGCAKGFLVESLRDLGVQAEGIDISEYAISQVRPDIKPFCRVSSAGQFSPSLKHYDLVISIEVIEHLAPEQGRLAIGRMCELSDTVLVSSTSDDFEEPTHINVQPNRYWRDLFAENGFAEDPRFNFKKTIGKDAMLFRRKTGWTGSWLKMQARKPFCAAFYSSIVRRAAAKLRGGACADK, translated from the coding sequence ATGGCGGAACATCCCTATAATGAAAAATATTACGCCGGATCATGCAACAAAAACGGTGTGCCCTATGACAGAAGCGTGCCGCAATGGCTGGAATTTTTCCGCTCGCTGGCGGGCCATATCGCGCTTAAAATCGCGCCGCGCACGACTTTTGAAATAGGCTGCGCGAAAGGGTTTCTGGTGGAATCGCTGCGTGATCTGGGAGTGCAGGCCGAAGGAATTGATATATCGGAATACGCCATCAGCCAGGTGCGCCCCGACATCAAACCGTTTTGCCGGGTTTCCAGCGCCGGGCAGTTTTCCCCTTCCCTGAAACACTACGATCTGGTCATTTCCATCGAAGTGATCGAGCACCTTGCGCCGGAGCAGGGCCGTTTGGCCATCGGGCGCATGTGCGAGCTGAGCGATACGGTGCTTGTTTCCTCAACCTCCGATGATTTTGAGGAGCCCACCCATATAAATGTGCAGCCAAACCGGTACTGGCGCGATCTTTTCGCCGAAAACGGATTCGCGGAAGATCCGCGCTTCAATTTCAAAAAAACCATCGGAAAAGACGCGATGCTGTTTCGCCGCAAGACGGGCTGGACAGGCTCATGGCTTAAAATGCAGGCCCGCAAGCCGTTCTGCGCGGCGTTTTACAGTTCCATCGTGCGCCGGGCTGCCGCGAAACTGCGCGGCGGGGCCTGCGCGGACAAATAA